Below is a window of Brassica napus cultivar Da-Ae chromosome A5, Da-Ae, whole genome shotgun sequence DNA.
GTTGCGTAGATGTGTTAAGAAAATCATATGTAACGGTATATGAGTGCGTAGATACTATCGACTCTCTGTATATTATTCTTGAGTGGTGTAGTTGCTTCACACTGCCTTACGCTACCATTCAACAATCAATCAAGTGTTCATTTGTGATCCCCCCACAAACTTAGAAGACAAGGAAACCAAATTAAAATACACAGAGTCAGGCGTAAACTTGTAATCATTGAGCAACATGTGTATGTTTGTTTTCCCCAGGCTGATGTTCACTAGTTTTTCTTACGCAAACCGGTATTGGAGAGAAGAACATGTAATTATTGTGACATAACCAATATGATGTACTAATGGTGTGGTACGGGAAGTTGAACAATGTgtgattaataaaaattgagCATTTGGTCTTGTACGGGGCCTCTAACGAAAAGCTAAATGCATGCATCATCACAGTTTTGCTTTTATTAAGTAATATAATTACTAAATTAGTCACGTCAAATAAGTAACACGTCTATAATGTGTTCTAAACCTATCTGTAATCTCCTTTATCATTTGCTTATAATTTGTTTGCTAAATAATTACTCTTATGTTGTAGAAAGGGACTTTTAGTATATTCTTAGGATCTTATTTATCATCAACGATAGGGAGATAAACATTTATATCCATTGTATCAgtaactttctttttttgtatattttttggtATGAATAGTGATAAGGATGTGATTTCAAACTTCATATCAAAGATTTGAGAgttaaatttgttacatttactagtattttagttaaatttcttaattttttgactcgcatgtttttgtttggttgtaCCATGGTTTATTTGAACATTTACTTACTGGGTATCGTTAGGTAGTATTCTCTCAGATGTAGGCAAAGATTACTAAAAACAAAAgagtaaggaaaaaaaaatattccttatcaaaattgatattttttaaaaagttacacAGTTTATGGAAAATTTTTGCTGTATTTGATTCTTTATCAttctttgaatttaaaaaaaattataaaagaaaagtattccttatcaaaattgatatggaacaaaatgaataaatatttatttttatttttttattttgttaattttcatCTCTTTCTTACTCATTCGTATTATTAAAAATGGTCACCGGATAGCGAGTCTaatgtttaaaaacaaaacaatcataATGTCTTGGTCTAATTGATTTAGTACCGGTTTTAAGAAACCACGGGTTAAAGATTATACCAACATTCACGGAAAAAGCGTCGGTGGCTGTGTTGTGTTTTGTTTGCGTAAAACATCGACTTCAACAATGAACAGTGACAATAACACTCTGAAAGGATCTTTTTTGGCAAGCTTTAATTACAAAGAAATCAAAAGGGGAACTGAGATATCATATTTGCGGAAGATACCTTGTCTCTACCTGCCCCCACAACACAACACCACTTTTTGTtggtctttctttttctttacttCCTTCTCTATTTCAACTCATCATCTGATTCTTCTGTTTTCTCTGTTTCATAagcaagagagaaagaagaaatggGTGTGGATTTGAGGCAAGTGGTTGCTGGTATCCTCACCATTACCATGTTCGTGATGCTCGGACAGATGCTTCatagagattactttgattctCTTCAGGTACGTTCTTTGCCGACacttttttcaaatctttttgCTCTACTTGAGCTTACTTCAAGTGGGTTATGTTCGGTCTCTCTTCTTCATTGTCAGTTAGTATTTTGTCTCCTTCACTTTTTGTGTTGATAATGATACGTCTACCTAATGTCTTAGAAACAGATATAGTTCAAGGTGAACTGTTAGCTTGTTCATTGAGACTTTCTTGATTTGTGCGTTATAGGGGTTTCTTCCTACCAAAACTTTCCATTTTTAGCTAAAATGTGGATttcatggatcataaaattagAGTCAGtagtgaagttttttttttacattgatCATTAGGACATGATTAGTTTCATCTCTTTTGGTGTAAACTAATAGTGCAAAAGGTCGAACCTTCTCTTCTGTAGCTAAACTCAAGATCCTTGtctaatttttctttcattgtGTTTACAGGAGAAAGCTCAGGGAGATGCACACGATATTGAATTTGAAGGATCTAGAGTATCTGTGAAAGATAGTCTTGTCGGAGGCGTAGAAGGCAGTAAAGGGCCTTGGATGGATGATACCAATGACCTTAACCCTTGTTGGCCAACTTTACTATCCGGTATGTGTTTGTTTTACTCAGACTCTTGTCGTCTTTCTCAGTTTCATGCTTTTGTATATATGCATTGTACATCTTGGACTTATAAGGGCCTCTAATTGTTGTAGAAGAAGCGGTATCATCAAAAGGGTATGTTACATTCTCACTAACGAATGGTCCTGAGTACCATATCTCTCAGGTATACTTTATAAAAGCTCTAAATTTGTATATTCTCTAGATGTGTTTGTTAATTTATTCCATTTGTTGTTTGTGTGGTTAAATTCTGATCTTCTGTTTAGATCACTGATGCTGTAATGGTGGCAAAGCATCTTGGAGCAACATTAGTGCTTCCTGATATAAGAGGAAGCAAACCTGGTGATGAAAGGTTAAGAGTTGTTTATTTCTATGTTTGTGGCATTTATGGTTTAATAATTAGTTTCTAAGATCAATGTATGGCTTATCAGGAACTTTGAAGACATTTATGATGCTGATAAACTGATCAAAAGCTTGAAAAACGTCATCAAAGTTGTCAAACAATTGCCTGAAGAAGTATCTCTAAGGGACATCGCCATTGTAAAAGTCCCTACCAGAGTTACAGAGGACTACATTAAGGAGAACATTGACCCAATCTTCAAATCAAAAGGAAACATCCGAGTTGCTACGTACTTCCCTTCTGTAAACTTGAGAAAATCCTCGCAAGACGGCGAAACCGATCCTGTGGCTTGTTTGGCAATGTTTGGTTCCTTGGAGTTGCAACCTGAGCTGAATGCAGTAGTTGAATCAATGATTGAGAGGTTAAGGACTCATAGCAGGAAATCAGCTGGCCGTTTCATAGCTGTAGACCTTAGAATCGACATACTTGAGAAGAAACATTGCCACTCAACTGGTGTAGTTGGGTCCAAGACATGTTACAACGCGCAAGAGATTGCTGTATTCTTGAGGAAGCTTGGATTTGCTGGTGACACAACTATCTATCTCACTCAGCCAAGGTGGGACAGTAGCCTCAATATCCTTAAGGATATCTTCCCAAAAACGTTCACAAAGGTGTGTATAGATCAAAACATTCTTTAGTCCAAGGAAAAGTTTTTTACCCTTTTGCTAAATCTTGATGCAGGAGGCAATAATGCCAGCAAGCAAGAAATCAAAGTACCTTGAATCAGAGAGTTCAGAGTATGAAAATGTTATTGACTTCTACATAAGCTCGAGAAGCGATGTGTTTGTTCCAGCCATATCTGGTTTGTTTTATGCAAACATAGTTGGGAAGAGGATAGCTTTAGGTAAGCCACAAGTGCTAGTTCCAGCAGAGATCTCAGAGACATCTGGCCTTGCTACAGATTTCATCTCTCCTTACATCTCAAAGAAGAACCACTTGGCTTACTCATGTTTTTGCTGAACTTCTCACATTTCCAAAGTGGTCTTTAAGCATGGCCCTTCTCAGTTTTCACCAAGT
It encodes the following:
- the LOC125608800 gene encoding protein MANNAN SYNTHESIS-RELATED 1 isoform X1 yields the protein MNSDNNTLKGSFLASFNYKEIKRGTEISYLRKIPCLYLPPQHNTTFSREKEEMGVDLRQVVAGILTITMFVMLGQMLHRDYFDSLQEKAQGDAHDIEFEGSRVSVKDSLVGGVEGSKGPWMDDTNDLNPCWPTLLSEEAVSSKGYVTFSLTNGPEYHISQITDAVMVAKHLGATLVLPDIRGSKPGDERNFEDIYDADKLIKSLKNVIKVVKQLPEEVSLRDIAIVKVPTRVTEDYIKENIDPIFKSKGNIRVATYFPSVNLRKSSQDGETDPVACLAMFGSLELQPELNAVVESMIERLRTHSRKSAGRFIAVDLRIDILEKKHCHSTGVVGSKTCYNAQEIAVFLRKLGFAGDTTIYLTQPRWDSSLNILKDIFPKTFTKEAIMPASKKSKYLESESSEYENVIDFYISSRSDVFVPAISGLFYANIVGKRIALGKPQVLVPAEISETSGLATDFISPYISKKNHLAYSCFC
- the LOC125608800 gene encoding protein MANNAN SYNTHESIS-RELATED 1 isoform X2, whose product is MNSDNNTLKGSFLASFNYKEIKRGTEISYLRKIPCLYLPPQHNTTFSREKEEMGVDLRQVVAGILTITMFVMLGQMLHRDYFDSLQEKAQGDAHDIEFEGSRVSVKDSLVGGVEGSKGPWMDDTNDLNPCWPTLLSEAVSSKGYVTFSLTNGPEYHISQITDAVMVAKHLGATLVLPDIRGSKPGDERNFEDIYDADKLIKSLKNVIKVVKQLPEEVSLRDIAIVKVPTRVTEDYIKENIDPIFKSKGNIRVATYFPSVNLRKSSQDGETDPVACLAMFGSLELQPELNAVVESMIERLRTHSRKSAGRFIAVDLRIDILEKKHCHSTGVVGSKTCYNAQEIAVFLRKLGFAGDTTIYLTQPRWDSSLNILKDIFPKTFTKEAIMPASKKSKYLESESSEYENVIDFYISSRSDVFVPAISGLFYANIVGKRIALGKPQVLVPAEISETSGLATDFISPYISKKNHLAYSCFC
- the LOC125608800 gene encoding protein MANNAN SYNTHESIS-RELATED 1 isoform X3 — translated: MGVDLRQVVAGILTITMFVMLGQMLHRDYFDSLQEKAQGDAHDIEFEGSRVSVKDSLVGGVEGSKGPWMDDTNDLNPCWPTLLSEEAVSSKGYVTFSLTNGPEYHISQITDAVMVAKHLGATLVLPDIRGSKPGDERNFEDIYDADKLIKSLKNVIKVVKQLPEEVSLRDIAIVKVPTRVTEDYIKENIDPIFKSKGNIRVATYFPSVNLRKSSQDGETDPVACLAMFGSLELQPELNAVVESMIERLRTHSRKSAGRFIAVDLRIDILEKKHCHSTGVVGSKTCYNAQEIAVFLRKLGFAGDTTIYLTQPRWDSSLNILKDIFPKTFTKEAIMPASKKSKYLESESSEYENVIDFYISSRSDVFVPAISGLFYANIVGKRIALGKPQVLVPAEISETSGLATDFISPYISKKNHLAYSCFC